The Chryseolinea soli genome contains a region encoding:
- a CDS encoding DHA2 family efflux MFS transporter permease subunit has protein sequence MLQQESLVEYGWKRVIITITAVMCALLEIIDTTIVNVALNEMKGNLGATLNDVSWVITAYAIANVIIVPLTSWLSQQFGRRNYFAASIIIFTISSFLCGNADNIWELVFFRFIQGLGGGALLVTSQTIITEVYPPEKRGMAQALYGMGVIVGPTLGPPLGGYIVDNYSWPYIFYINIPIGVIATLLTMSYVKSPNYGGKKSLADVDWLGILFLVMAVGALQFVLEKGQEHDWFEYGWIVVLSVVAFLGVYLFVWRELVVKDPVVDLRVLKDKNLAIGTVLSFILGFGLYGSTFVIPLFTQNALGWTALQSGLMLVPSSVATGLMMPIVGRAIQKDIPHKYLIALGFSVFFGYSLWAYTIITPFTGESDFFWLLMTRGIGLGFLFVPTTTLALSSLKGKEIGQGAAFTGMVRQLGGSFGIALISTYISRQTVQHRANLVANVTEYSTNVQQRLAGLKASFMASGSGAEQASLQAHKIIDGMVTRQAALLTYMDVFLGIGVFFLICVPLVLLLKPAKNKVDMSNVGH, from the coding sequence ATGCTTCAGCAAGAATCTTTGGTAGAGTATGGTTGGAAGCGAGTGATCATCACCATCACCGCGGTGATGTGTGCCTTGCTGGAGATCATCGATACCACCATCGTGAACGTGGCGCTCAATGAAATGAAGGGAAACCTGGGCGCCACACTCAACGACGTGAGCTGGGTCATCACGGCCTATGCCATCGCCAACGTGATCATCGTTCCGCTGACCAGTTGGTTGTCGCAACAATTCGGACGCCGCAATTATTTCGCGGCTTCCATCATCATATTCACCATCTCCTCGTTCTTGTGCGGCAACGCCGACAACATTTGGGAGCTGGTGTTCTTCCGCTTCATCCAGGGTTTGGGTGGAGGTGCATTGCTGGTAACTTCGCAAACCATCATTACCGAAGTTTACCCGCCCGAAAAAAGAGGTATGGCCCAGGCATTGTATGGCATGGGTGTGATCGTTGGTCCTACACTGGGTCCTCCTCTGGGCGGTTATATTGTCGATAACTATTCGTGGCCCTACATTTTCTATATCAACATCCCCATTGGCGTGATTGCTACGCTGCTGACGATGTCGTATGTGAAGAGCCCCAACTACGGCGGCAAGAAATCGCTGGCCGATGTGGATTGGCTGGGCATCTTGTTCCTGGTCATGGCCGTGGGCGCACTTCAATTTGTGTTGGAAAAAGGACAAGAGCACGACTGGTTTGAGTATGGCTGGATCGTGGTGTTGTCGGTAGTTGCCTTCCTCGGTGTATACCTGTTCGTCTGGCGAGAGCTCGTCGTGAAAGACCCCGTGGTAGATCTACGGGTGCTGAAAGACAAAAATCTCGCGATCGGCACCGTGCTGTCATTCATCTTGGGTTTCGGGTTATACGGATCTACGTTTGTGATCCCGCTCTTTACCCAGAATGCTTTGGGATGGACGGCTTTGCAATCCGGTTTGATGCTCGTGCCGAGTTCCGTAGCCACCGGTTTGATGATGCCCATTGTAGGGCGTGCCATTCAAAAAGATATTCCGCACAAGTACCTCATCGCGTTGGGCTTCTCCGTATTCTTCGGGTATAGTCTGTGGGCGTATACGATCATCACGCCGTTCACCGGCGAAAGCGATTTCTTTTGGTTGCTGATGACACGCGGGATTGGGTTGGGCTTCTTGTTTGTTCCTACCACGACCCTGGCGCTTTCATCTCTCAAAGGAAAAGAGATTGGACAAGGTGCAGCGTTTACGGGTATGGTACGCCAATTGGGAGGATCGTTTGGCATTGCTTTGATCAGTACTTATATCAGCCGTCAAACTGTGCAGCACCGTGCCAACCTTGTGGCCAACGTGACAGAGTACAGCACAAACGTTCAGCAACGCCTCGCCGGATTGAAGGCAAGCTTCATGGCCAGCGGAAGCGGTGCGGAGCAAGCCAGCTTGCAGGCACATAAGATCATTGACGGCATGGTGACGCGGCAAGCCGCTTTGCTTACCTACATGGATGTGTTCCTGGGCATCGGCGTGTTCTTCCTGATCTGTGTGCCGCTGGTATTGCTGTTAAAGCCGGCGAAGAACAAAGTGGATATGAGCAACGTTGGGCACTAA
- a CDS encoding type 1 glutamine amidotransferase domain-containing protein: MEDLKKLKVAILTESGFEQSELTSPKEAMEAKGVTVHIVSPQPKEVRGWDEKDWGITLKVDKHISEAKADDYDGLVLPGGVINPDKLRTNKEAVRFIQEFFEAGKPVAAICHGPQSLIEAGVVDGREMTSYKSIKTDLINAGATWTDKEVVVDNGLVTSRSPADLEAFNQKLLEELQEGIHAKV, translated from the coding sequence ATGGAAGACCTGAAAAAATTGAAAGTGGCGATCCTCACCGAAAGCGGATTCGAGCAATCCGAACTGACAAGCCCGAAGGAAGCGATGGAAGCGAAGGGTGTGACGGTGCACATTGTGTCGCCCCAACCGAAGGAAGTGCGGGGTTGGGATGAGAAGGATTGGGGCATCACCCTGAAGGTGGACAAACACATTTCAGAAGCGAAAGCCGACGACTACGACGGCCTGGTCTTGCCCGGTGGTGTGATCAACCCCGACAAACTACGCACCAACAAAGAAGCGGTGCGTTTCATCCAGGAGTTCTTCGAAGCCGGCAAACCCGTGGCCGCCATCTGTCACGGCCCGCAATCCCTTATCGAAGCAGGCGTAGTGGATGGTCGTGAGATGACGTCGTACAAATCGATCAAGACCGACTTGATCAATGCGGGCGCAACCTGGACGGACAAGGAAGTAGTCGTGGACAACGGTTTGGTTACCAGCCGTTCGCCGGCAGATCTGGAAGCCTTCAATCAAAAACTTTTGGAAGAACTTCAGGAAGGCATTCATGCCAAAGTATGA